Proteins encoded within one genomic window of Haematospirillum jordaniae:
- the gcvPA gene encoding aminomethyl-transferring glycine dehydrogenase subunit GcvPA, with protein MRYLPLTEEDRRQMLDRIGAGSVEDLFRSIPQAARDNAPRHLPGSRCEMDVEREIQALAARNLDRTKGPTFLGAGNYFHHVPAALDYLIQRGEFMTAYTPYQPEIAQGTLQVLFEFQTQVAMITGMEVANASLYDGATACAEAAAMAARITGRSRVVISGQVHPHFSSTTHTFLKHTAIDVEILPPDPMNQDDLLKYVEADVACIIVQTPGFFGHLHDTTDLANALHAAGALLVVAVCETLSLGIVKPPGAMGADIVVGEGQSLAIPPGFGGPGVGLFATRNAFIRQMPGRLCGETVDSEGRRGFVLTLSTREQHIRREKATSNICTNSGLIATAFSIFMTLLGDKGFTELAELNHALACTAADRLAAIPGVSLLSGTFFNEFALMLKQPAAPVVDALAERNIMAGIPASRFWPGDKTVENILLVAVTETNTDAEIRTLVHHLGDILA; from the coding sequence ATGCGTTACCTGCCACTCACAGAAGAAGACCGGCGACAGATGCTGGATCGTATCGGGGCCGGGTCTGTCGAAGACCTGTTCCGGTCTATCCCACAAGCCGCACGGGACAATGCGCCACGTCATCTGCCCGGGTCACGCTGCGAAATGGATGTGGAGCGGGAAATCCAGGCGCTGGCAGCACGAAATCTGGATCGTACCAAGGGACCTACCTTTCTGGGAGCCGGGAACTACTTCCACCACGTTCCTGCCGCACTGGATTATCTGATCCAGCGGGGCGAGTTCATGACCGCCTATACCCCATACCAGCCCGAAATCGCCCAAGGAACCTTGCAGGTCCTTTTCGAATTCCAGACCCAGGTAGCCATGATCACCGGCATGGAGGTGGCCAACGCCTCGCTGTATGATGGTGCAACCGCCTGTGCCGAGGCTGCGGCCATGGCAGCACGGATTACCGGGCGTTCGCGGGTTGTGATATCCGGTCAGGTGCACCCGCACTTCTCGTCCACAACACACACCTTCCTCAAGCACACCGCCATAGACGTCGAGATTTTGCCCCCGGATCCGATGAATCAGGACGATCTGCTGAAATATGTCGAGGCAGACGTTGCCTGTATCATCGTACAGACACCTGGTTTCTTCGGTCACTTGCATGACACCACAGACTTGGCCAATGCCCTGCATGCCGCAGGAGCTCTTTTGGTGGTTGCTGTCTGTGAGACGCTTAGCTTGGGCATAGTGAAACCGCCCGGTGCAATGGGGGCTGACATCGTGGTTGGAGAGGGGCAGAGCCTCGCCATACCACCTGGATTTGGTGGTCCGGGGGTCGGGCTGTTTGCAACCCGGAATGCATTTATCCGTCAAATGCCCGGACGCTTGTGCGGAGAGACCGTCGACAGCGAAGGGCGGCGAGGCTTTGTCCTGACTCTTTCCACGCGGGAACAGCACATACGGCGCGAAAAAGCGACATCCAATATCTGCACAAACTCCGGCTTGATTGCCACAGCCTTCTCGATCTTCATGACCCTCTTGGGCGACAAGGGCTTTACAGAACTCGCGGAGCTGAATCATGCGCTGGCCTGTACTGCGGCTGATCGCCTAGCAGCTATCCCGGGCGTCTCGCTTCTGTCCGGAACATTCTTCAACGAATTTGCACTGATGCTGAAACAGCCGGCAGCGCCGGTTGTCGATGCCTTGGCCGAGCGCAATATTATGGCCGGCATTCCAGCAAGTCGTTTCTGGCCCGGTGACAAGACTGTTGAGAATATCCTGCTGGTGGCCGTTACAGAAACCAACACCGATGCTGAGATACGGACCTTGGTCCATCATCTGGGGGACATACTGGCATGA
- the gcvPB gene encoding aminomethyl-transferring glycine dehydrogenase subunit GcvPB, producing MTTPSTFTGNKGLQTEERLIFEYEHAERTAVDLPPAPAHRPRLGSLRRTTKIGLPGLAEPQVVRHYTRLSQKNFGIDTGFFPLGSCTMKHNPRLNEKLARLSGLAAIHPFQPVSTSQGALALMDRLGNWLKELTGMAAVALSPAAGAHGELCGMMAIRAALDERQDERRTVLVPQSAHGTNPATATLCGFRVESIPAESSGRVSVKAVRERLGPHVAAIMITNPNTCGLFESEMAAIAEEVHRAGGFVYMDGANFNALVGRVRIADLGADAMHINLHKTFATPHGGGGPGSGPTVLSETLARFAPVPYVKRYPEGFRLIETEDEARADGNNPFGRLKGYHGQFGMFVRAMAYMMSMGLDGLQQASGDAVLNANYLLAQLGDVLSAPFAGPVMHEVLFDDRFLKDTGISTLDFAKALIDEGFHPMTIYFPLVVQGAMLIEPTETESKATLDTFIETVRSLVAAIRQGQTERFHQAPVYTPRRRLDETRAARTPVLRWSPHET from the coding sequence ATGACCACCCCGTCTACGTTTACCGGTAACAAAGGGCTTCAGACGGAAGAGCGCCTGATCTTCGAGTACGAGCACGCGGAACGGACCGCCGTTGACCTACCCCCTGCCCCTGCACACCGCCCCAGACTGGGATCACTGCGACGCACCACAAAGATTGGTCTGCCCGGATTGGCCGAGCCTCAGGTCGTGCGCCACTATACACGCCTGTCACAGAAGAACTTCGGTATCGACACGGGATTTTTTCCCTTAGGCTCGTGTACCATGAAACACAATCCCCGGCTTAACGAGAAACTGGCCCGGCTTTCTGGTCTGGCCGCCATTCATCCGTTCCAACCTGTTTCAACGTCCCAAGGGGCCCTGGCCCTGATGGACAGGTTGGGGAACTGGTTGAAAGAACTGACAGGAATGGCTGCTGTTGCTCTCTCACCCGCCGCAGGGGCGCACGGGGAGCTGTGCGGAATGATGGCCATTCGGGCCGCACTGGATGAAAGGCAGGACGAACGCAGAACGGTTCTGGTCCCACAGAGCGCACATGGCACCAATCCGGCCACAGCCACCCTGTGTGGGTTTCGGGTGGAAAGCATTCCTGCAGAAAGCAGTGGGCGTGTTTCGGTCAAGGCCGTGCGGGAGCGTCTGGGCCCCCATGTCGCGGCCATCATGATTACAAACCCGAATACCTGCGGGCTGTTTGAGAGTGAAATGGCGGCGATCGCTGAAGAAGTCCATCGTGCCGGCGGGTTTGTGTACATGGACGGGGCAAACTTCAATGCCTTGGTCGGACGGGTCCGGATTGCGGATCTTGGCGCGGATGCCATGCATATCAACCTGCACAAAACGTTTGCCACACCACATGGGGGTGGCGGGCCAGGGTCTGGTCCAACGGTCCTGTCCGAGACGCTGGCACGTTTTGCCCCGGTACCTTACGTCAAGCGATACCCTGAGGGGTTCCGCCTGATTGAAACAGAGGACGAGGCACGCGCAGACGGGAACAACCCCTTTGGACGGCTCAAGGGGTACCATGGGCAATTTGGCATGTTTGTACGCGCCATGGCCTACATGATGTCCATGGGGCTGGACGGGCTGCAGCAGGCCTCCGGTGATGCCGTGCTGAACGCCAACTATCTTCTGGCCCAACTGGGCGATGTCTTGTCAGCGCCCTTCGCGGGACCGGTTATGCACGAAGTCCTGTTTGATGACCGTTTCCTGAAAGACACGGGCATCAGCACACTGGATTTTGCCAAGGCCCTGATTGATGAAGGGTTCCACCCCATGACCATATACTTCCCTTTGGTGGTTCAGGGGGCCATGTTGATAGAACCAACAGAAACCGAGAGCAAAGCAACCCTGGATACGTTCATAGAAACCGTTCGCAGCCTGGTCGCCGCAATCCGGCAAGGCCAGACCGAACGCTTTCATCAAGCACCCGTCTATACACCACGGCGGCGGCTGGATGAAACCCGCGCAGCCCGCACACCTGTTCTTCGCTGGTCCCCCCACGAAACCTAA
- a CDS encoding heme biosynthesis HemY N-terminal domain-containing protein, translating into MVFGLLRWLVTVAIFVALAVWLARNPGMVSVQWLGWRADTNVPFLLMLLVLSGGFVFWLYGMLRRIVSLPSTVGSWMERRRLKEGVAALGYGYAAALAGDAVGLRRAVRTARRDLGSDSAVLLLSAQSAEIAGDHAAAANILAGLLDVPEVRPAALKSLARMAGRSGRHAEQRRLVQEAFDLNPRLDWAASMLLECQVRDHDWEEALSTAELGQKLGVLEWKQSVRAVSAFRTAYAETLLEQGDTSAARRNARKAMRQDRHFLPAVLTLVRALGREGAPAKGMSLIRDVWPDMAHSALAAAFLELCAREPELQRVARVKTLTDRAPSHPESVFLLATVSLEAKLWGQARSALEGLYRNGLEDPRLASLMALVEEDEKKDSAKAALWLRRAAQWSLGRSPDPTPVSARAWLSSVFLTAAVPALRSALPAPRPETGDGADRKTPAPGDISLP; encoded by the coding sequence ATGGTTTTCGGTCTGCTGCGTTGGCTGGTCACGGTTGCGATTTTTGTTGCCTTGGCCGTCTGGTTGGCCCGGAATCCAGGGATGGTTTCTGTGCAGTGGCTGGGGTGGCGGGCAGATACCAACGTTCCTTTTCTTCTGATGCTTTTGGTACTGTCTGGTGGGTTTGTCTTCTGGCTTTACGGTATGCTTCGCCGGATTGTATCCCTGCCGTCAACGGTCGGGAGCTGGATGGAGCGTCGCCGTCTGAAAGAGGGTGTGGCTGCTCTTGGCTATGGCTATGCTGCGGCCCTGGCGGGGGATGCTGTTGGTTTGCGTCGTGCGGTTCGTACTGCCCGTCGTGATTTGGGAAGTGATTCTGCGGTACTTCTCCTTTCAGCGCAGTCGGCTGAGATTGCAGGGGATCATGCGGCGGCTGCCAACATTCTGGCAGGTCTTCTTGATGTTCCCGAGGTACGCCCCGCTGCCTTGAAGTCCTTGGCAAGAATGGCGGGGCGTTCTGGGCGCCATGCGGAACAGAGGCGCTTGGTCCAAGAGGCTTTTGACCTTAATCCGCGCCTGGACTGGGCTGCCTCTATGTTGTTGGAGTGCCAGGTTCGGGACCACGACTGGGAGGAAGCCCTGTCCACGGCAGAACTTGGACAGAAACTGGGTGTTCTGGAGTGGAAGCAGAGCGTCAGAGCTGTGTCTGCTTTCCGGACGGCATATGCTGAAACCCTGTTGGAACAGGGTGATACCAGCGCTGCACGACGGAATGCCCGAAAGGCCATGCGTCAGGACCGTCATTTTCTGCCGGCTGTCCTGACGCTGGTGCGTGCCTTGGGGAGGGAAGGGGCCCCGGCCAAGGGGATGTCCCTGATCCGGGATGTCTGGCCAGATATGGCACATTCTGCCCTTGCTGCGGCTTTTCTGGAGTTGTGCGCCCGCGAGCCAGAGTTGCAGCGCGTGGCCCGGGTCAAGACATTGACCGACAGGGCTCCTTCACATCCGGAAAGTGTTTTTCTTCTGGCTACGGTTTCCTTGGAGGCCAAACTGTGGGGGCAGGCTCGGTCGGCTTTGGAGGGATTGTACCGTAACGGGCTTGAAGATCCGCGCCTTGCGTCCTTGATGGCTTTGGTCGAGGAGGACGAAAAGAAAGACTCTGCCAAGGCAGCTCTTTGGCTTCGGCGTGCCGCCCAATGGTCCCTTGGCCGTTCCCCTGATCCGACACCGGTTTCAGCCCGGGCTTGGCTTTCTTCCGTGTTTCTGACTGCAGCCGTCCCGGCCTTGCGGTCTGCTTTGCCTGCTCCGCGTCCGGAAACAGGGGATGGGGCAGACAGAAAAACCCCGGCACCCGGAGATATCTCACTGCCCTGA
- a CDS encoding uroporphyrinogen-III synthase, whose protein sequence is MRVLVTRPTEDTERLAVPLRALGMGVITAPLLAVVDHTPDSLPDLGAAGGLLLTSANGARALKRLLHRSPATGDAVYAVPVLAVGEHTARVLQDAGFTNVQSADGDSAALFGLACRTFAPDIGPLYHLAGVDIAGDLAGDLRNKGYDCTHIPLYETQPIPLLPSEVVSAFRTKDLDGVVLCSARTAKVFISLVRQAGLESHMASVTAWCLSKAVADAVSDLKFDKVHVAEAPQQDSLLDLFRSVAGAGQEGTPAGAVEPDGGVGRAKQGGMMRWRIPVLAFGVFVALILIGSGWLSSVLPRLSVSLDLPLISRGGTVPEAADVVALRGELDDVRAALGNMRQTLDQTRYRLALAEQQIQQGLSDLAPDPGAEPDVAADDNNVLQERLDALEAALQGIEARMPLSRDDAINAMGRRIDELSRDRIGAGTVLGLADRVAAIEEQVRRTSGRQERVVAFMLAVGQLREAIDAGRPYGLSLRTVRALMPEGVDPSLSLSALHDYADSGIATPVALDRQLSDLVPAIIRAGYGPDDQSAWWARTVDALTSVVSVRRVDGADVADFPAAVTARAAEAASGGDLASAVAELSRLSGQAVEVAQPWIQMAQARLAANAALDVLVDEAVVRLGVGDPLPSRKPEG, encoded by the coding sequence ATGCGGGTTCTGGTAACACGGCCAACAGAGGACACGGAGCGCTTGGCAGTCCCGTTGCGTGCGCTGGGCATGGGCGTAATAACAGCGCCGTTGTTGGCGGTTGTTGATCATACCCCCGACTCGTTGCCGGATCTTGGGGCTGCGGGTGGCCTTCTTCTGACCAGCGCCAATGGAGCCCGTGCCCTTAAGCGCCTTCTGCACCGTTCCCCGGCTACTGGTGACGCCGTTTATGCTGTTCCGGTTCTGGCAGTTGGTGAGCATACGGCCCGTGTATTACAGGATGCTGGTTTCACCAACGTGCAGTCCGCAGATGGTGACAGTGCGGCCCTGTTTGGGTTGGCTTGCCGGACGTTTGCTCCGGATATCGGTCCCCTATACCATCTGGCAGGGGTTGATATTGCGGGTGATCTGGCTGGCGATTTGCGGAACAAGGGTTACGACTGCACCCATATTCCCTTGTACGAGACACAGCCCATTCCCCTTTTACCGTCCGAGGTGGTTTCTGCGTTCCGCACCAAGGATCTGGATGGGGTTGTGCTGTGTTCGGCCCGAACAGCAAAGGTTTTTATCTCACTGGTGCGTCAGGCTGGTTTGGAAAGCCATATGGCATCGGTTACAGCTTGGTGCTTGTCTAAGGCTGTTGCCGATGCGGTATCAGATCTCAAATTTGACAAGGTGCATGTTGCTGAAGCCCCGCAGCAGGATTCCCTGCTGGACCTTTTCCGGAGCGTTGCCGGGGCAGGGCAGGAAGGAACACCAGCCGGGGCGGTTGAGCCTGACGGAGGTGTCGGGCGTGCCAAACAGGGCGGGATGATGCGATGGCGTATCCCTGTCCTTGCTTTTGGCGTGTTCGTCGCTTTGATCCTGATCGGTTCGGGATGGCTCTCATCGGTGCTGCCGCGTTTGTCTGTTTCTCTTGATCTTCCATTGATTTCCCGGGGTGGGACTGTGCCGGAAGCAGCGGATGTCGTGGCCTTGCGCGGGGAACTGGATGATGTGCGTGCTGCGCTGGGCAACATGCGCCAGACACTTGATCAGACCCGGTACCGGTTGGCCTTGGCTGAGCAGCAGATACAGCAGGGCCTTTCCGATCTTGCCCCGGATCCGGGGGCAGAGCCTGACGTGGCGGCCGATGACAACAATGTCCTTCAAGAAAGGCTGGACGCCCTTGAGGCAGCCTTGCAGGGCATAGAAGCGCGCATGCCGCTTTCCCGCGATGATGCCATCAATGCCATGGGGCGCCGGATTGACGAATTGTCACGTGACCGAATTGGTGCAGGGACTGTTCTTGGTCTTGCCGATCGTGTTGCGGCGATAGAAGAACAGGTGCGTCGAACCTCCGGCCGTCAGGAACGTGTGGTGGCTTTTATGCTGGCTGTCGGTCAGCTACGTGAGGCTATCGATGCAGGAAGGCCCTATGGCTTGTCTCTGCGAACAGTGCGGGCCCTGATGCCTGAAGGTGTTGACCCATCTCTTTCGCTTTCTGCCCTGCACGATTATGCTGACAGCGGTATTGCCACGCCGGTTGCCTTGGATCGTCAGCTATCTGACCTTGTTCCGGCGATTATCCGTGCTGGTTATGGGCCGGATGACCAGTCGGCATGGTGGGCGCGGACCGTGGATGCCCTGACGTCCGTTGTTTCTGTTCGCCGCGTTGACGGTGCTGATGTGGCCGATTTCCCGGCGGCTGTGACAGCTCGTGCGGCCGAGGCAGCTTCCGGTGGTGATCTTGCCTCTGCTGTGGCCGAGTTGTCGCGTTTGTCCGGTCAGGCTGTCGAGGTTGCCCAGCCGTGGATCCAGATGGCTCAGGCCCGCCTTGCCGCCAATGCAGCCCTAGATGTGTTGGTAGACGAGGCCGTCGTGCGCTTGGGGGTTGGTGATCCATTGCCTTCCCGGAAGCCGGAGGGATAA
- the hemC gene encoding hydroxymethylbilane synthase: MNATEKVRIGTRGSPLALAQAHEVRARLTASCPSLAAPEAVDIVVIRTTGDAIQDRPLSEIGGKGLFTRELDEAMLRGDIDLAVHSMKDVPTVLPDGIDLPCMLEREDPRDAFLSLKASCLADLPSDSVVGTASLRRQAQILAHFPHLRVQILRGNVQTRMQRLEEGVVDATLLALAGLRRLGLDDRATSVLDTDEMLPAVAQGAIGITCRASHRAMYDILQPLSHLPTMICVSCERSFLQTLDGSCRTPIAGLAELIEDGTRLLLRGFVANPDGSGVRTGARTGLAEDAIRLGRDLAMELAAGPCGRAYGMGG; encoded by the coding sequence ATGAATGCCACAGAGAAAGTACGCATCGGTACCCGCGGCAGTCCCCTCGCGCTTGCACAGGCACACGAGGTACGCGCCCGTTTGACCGCGTCCTGTCCGTCTCTGGCCGCGCCAGAGGCTGTTGATATTGTTGTAATCCGAACGACAGGGGACGCCATTCAGGACCGGCCGCTTTCCGAAATCGGGGGCAAAGGTCTTTTCACGCGTGAGCTGGATGAAGCCATGTTGCGTGGTGATATTGATCTGGCTGTCCATTCCATGAAAGATGTGCCGACGGTTCTGCCTGATGGTATTGACCTGCCCTGCATGTTGGAGCGTGAAGATCCGCGCGATGCGTTTTTATCCCTAAAGGCGTCGTGTTTGGCAGACTTGCCGTCTGACTCTGTGGTGGGGACGGCTTCCCTGCGGCGCCAGGCTCAGATTCTCGCGCACTTTCCTCATCTTCGGGTCCAGATTCTGCGTGGTAATGTCCAGACCAGAATGCAGCGCCTGGAAGAAGGGGTTGTGGATGCAACCCTGCTGGCCTTGGCTGGCTTGCGTCGGCTGGGTCTTGATGATCGTGCAACGTCTGTTCTTGATACGGATGAAATGCTGCCTGCTGTTGCACAGGGGGCTATTGGTATAACATGCCGTGCCAGTCATCGGGCCATGTATGATATCCTCCAGCCCCTGAGCCATCTGCCAACCATGATCTGTGTTTCCTGCGAGCGTTCTTTTCTGCAAACCCTAGATGGATCCTGTAGGACCCCGATTGCCGGATTGGCCGAGTTGATAGAGGATGGAACACGTCTCCTTCTGAGGGGATTTGTGGCCAATCCAGATGGATCGGGTGTTCGTACCGGTGCCCGTACTGGTTTGGCGGAAGATGCCATCCGTCTGGGACGTGACCTGGCGATGGAGCTTGCAGCCGGTCCTTGTGGCAGGGCGTATGGTATGGGTGGATGA
- the tsaD gene encoding tRNA (adenosine(37)-N6)-threonylcarbamoyltransferase complex transferase subunit TsaD encodes MRVLGIETSCDETAAAIVDSHAPCGERIRGESILSQLDEHRAYGGVVPEIAARSHLDHIDRMVHEAMTQAGCTFADLDGIAATGGPGLIGGVIVGVMTAKTLAMVHKRPFIAVNHLEGHALTPRLSHDVAFPYLLLLVSGGHCQILVVEDIGRCHRLGTTIDDAAGEAFDKVAKMLGLGYPGGPALEQAATLGKADRFRLPRPMKGRPGCDFSFSGLKTSVRQTVEKLPPGPLSEQDRHDLAAGFQAAVVDAVSDRIHRAIRLFQDRWPQGQTLVAAGGVAANMALRHMLQDAAIQHGLEFVAPPLRWCTDNAAMIAWAGAEHLIRGQTDSLDFRPRPRWPLDPHAPKSTGAGAAKA; translated from the coding sequence ATGCGTGTTCTGGGCATTGAAACCAGCTGCGATGAAACAGCAGCCGCAATCGTGGACAGCCATGCACCCTGTGGTGAGCGCATACGCGGCGAATCCATCCTGAGCCAGCTGGATGAGCACAGGGCATATGGCGGCGTTGTGCCCGAGATTGCCGCACGGTCCCATCTCGACCACATTGATCGCATGGTACACGAGGCCATGACCCAAGCCGGATGCACATTTGCGGATCTGGACGGCATCGCCGCCACCGGCGGACCGGGTCTGATCGGGGGGGTCATTGTGGGGGTTATGACAGCCAAGACCTTGGCCATGGTCCATAAGCGTCCCTTTATCGCGGTCAACCATCTGGAAGGTCACGCCCTGACCCCGCGCCTGAGTCATGACGTCGCATTCCCGTACCTGCTTCTGCTGGTTTCAGGCGGACATTGCCAAATTCTGGTGGTGGAAGATATTGGTCGCTGCCACCGGCTGGGCACCACGATTGACGATGCTGCGGGGGAAGCCTTTGACAAGGTAGCCAAAATGCTTGGTTTGGGTTACCCGGGTGGGCCAGCCCTGGAGCAGGCTGCCACCTTGGGCAAGGCTGACCGCTTCCGGCTGCCCCGCCCTATGAAAGGGCGCCCGGGATGTGACTTCAGTTTCTCGGGGCTAAAAACCAGCGTACGACAGACCGTGGAGAAACTACCACCAGGCCCCCTGTCCGAACAGGACCGCCATGATCTGGCTGCCGGATTCCAAGCCGCAGTGGTTGATGCCGTATCGGACCGCATACACCGCGCCATCCGCCTGTTCCAGGATCGATGGCCACAAGGGCAAACTCTGGTTGCAGCTGGAGGCGTCGCCGCCAATATGGCGCTGCGCCATATGTTACAGGATGCAGCAATACAGCACGGTCTTGAATTTGTCGCCCCGCCCCTGCGGTGGTGCACGGACAACGCCGCAATGATTGCTTGGGCCGGAGCTGAGCACCTGATACGGGGACAGACAGATTCCTTGGATTTCCGACCCAGACCACGCTGGCCACTAGACCCACACGCTCCAAAATCAACAGGTGCCGGTGCTGCCAAAGCCTGA